The Streptomyces sp. NBC_01275 genome has a segment encoding these proteins:
- a CDS encoding ABC transporter permease, which translates to MTTTQSTEAPTKAAIPPAASTAVRVQNAVIKYGFLFVTVALFLYFALSEGSFRESATLLDTLRYVSVAAILGLGVTLTMAVGGMDMSVGAVAGLGVSVAAQTMVVHNQVTPVAILAVLVAGALAGLLNALLIVVLKIPDMLATLGTMFVIQGGKLILVDGQSITPGMTMSDGTTAPGKFTDGFLKIDRGTVLGIPISVLIFGGLTVAAWVFLARTRWGRVLYAIGANPEASRLAGIRVGAYRALAYVISGVLASVGGLILASRIGQGDVSAGTSQLLEAVAVALVGTSVLGRGRPNVWGTALGAVLIGIITTGLTIKGLPYYTQDVVEGAVLILALVFSFTLSKRRTA; encoded by the coding sequence ATGACCACCACCCAGAGCACCGAGGCCCCCACGAAGGCGGCGATCCCGCCCGCGGCCTCCACCGCGGTGCGCGTCCAGAACGCCGTGATCAAGTACGGCTTCCTCTTCGTCACGGTCGCGCTGTTCCTGTACTTCGCGCTGAGCGAGGGCTCCTTCCGCGAGTCGGCGACCCTCCTCGACACCCTGCGGTACGTCTCCGTCGCCGCCATCCTCGGCCTCGGCGTCACGCTCACCATGGCCGTCGGCGGGATGGACATGTCCGTCGGCGCGGTCGCCGGCCTCGGCGTCTCCGTCGCCGCCCAGACGATGGTCGTCCACAACCAGGTCACCCCGGTCGCGATCCTCGCGGTCCTGGTGGCGGGCGCGCTCGCGGGCCTGCTCAACGCCCTGCTGATCGTCGTACTGAAGATCCCCGACATGCTCGCCACCCTCGGCACCATGTTCGTCATCCAGGGCGGCAAGCTCATCCTCGTCGACGGCCAGTCGATCACCCCGGGCATGACGATGTCCGACGGCACGACCGCGCCCGGCAAGTTCACCGACGGCTTTCTGAAGATCGACCGCGGAACGGTCCTCGGCATCCCGATCTCCGTGCTGATCTTCGGCGGACTCACCGTCGCCGCCTGGGTCTTCCTCGCCCGCACCCGCTGGGGCCGCGTCCTGTACGCCATCGGCGCCAACCCCGAGGCCTCCCGCCTGGCCGGCATCCGCGTCGGCGCCTACCGCGCGCTGGCCTACGTCATCTCCGGCGTCCTCGCCTCCGTCGGCGGCCTGATCCTGGCCTCCCGCATCGGCCAGGGCGACGTGTCCGCCGGAACCTCCCAGCTCCTGGAGGCGGTGGCCGTCGCGCTGGTGGGCACGTCGGTCCTCGGCCGCGGCCGCCCGAACGTCTGGGGCACCGCCCTCGGCGCGGTCCTCATCGGCATCATCACCACCGGCCTGACCATCAAGGGCCTGCCGTACTACACCCAGGACGTCGTCGAGGGCGCGGTGCTGATCCTCGCCCTGGTCTTCAGCTTCACCCTGTCCAAGCGCCGCACCGCATAA
- the metH gene encoding methionine synthase, which translates to MASVPPTPSADSRTRVSALREALATRVVVADGAMGTMLQAQEPTLEDFENLEGCNEILNITRPDIVRSVHEEYFAAGVDCVETNTFGANHSAMAEYDIAERVYELSESGARIARETADEFGARDGRQRWVLGSIGPGTKLPTLGHIGYGTLRDGFQANAEGLLAGGADALIVETTQDLLQTKSSILGARRAMEATGADVPLLVSMAFETTGTMLLGSEIGAALTALEPLGIDMIGLNCSTGPAEMSEHLRYLARHSRTPLLCMPNAGLPILTRDGAHFPLDPEGLADAQETFVRDYGLNLIGGCCGTTPEHLRQLVQRVHGATPVERHPQPEPGAASLYQTVPFRQDTAYMAIGERTNANGSKKFREAMLDGRWDDCVEMARDQIREGAHMLDLCVDYVGRDGVADMEELAGRFATASTLPIVLDSTEVEVLRAGLEKLGGRAVINSVNYEDGDGPESRFAKVTRLAQEHGAALIALTIDEEGQARTVETKVAIAERLIEDLTTNWGILESDILIDTLTFTICTGQEESRGDGIATIEAIRELKRRHPDVQTTLGLSNISFGLNPAARILLNSVFLDECVKAGLDSAIVHASKILPIARFDDEQVKTALDLVYDRRAEGYDPLQKLMQLFEGATTKSLKAGKAEELAALPLDERLKRRIIDGEKNGLESDLAEALQSRPALDIVNETLLDGMKVVGELFGSGQMQLPFVLQSAEVMKTAVAYLEPHMEKTDADGKGTIVLATVRGDVHDIGKNLVDIILSNNGYNVVNLGIKQPVSAILDAAAEHRADVIGMSGLLVKSTVIMKENLQELNQRGLAADYPVILGGAALTRAYVEQDLHEIYEGEVRYARDAFEGLRLMDALIGVKRGVPGAKLPELKQRRVRAGAAAVEVEEHPEEGHVRSDVAVDNPVPKPPFDGTRVIKGIQLKEYASWLDEGALFKGQWGLKQARTGEGPTYEELVETEGRPRLRGLLDKLQTDNLLEAAVVYGYFPCVSKDDDLIILDEQGNERTRFTFPRQRRGRRLCLADFFRPEESGERDVVGLQVVTMGSRIGEETAKLFESNSYRDYLELHGLSVQLAEALAEYWHARVRSELGFAGEDPADVEDMFALKYRGARFSLGYGACPNLEDRAKIADLLQPERIGVHLSEEFQLHPEQSTDAIVIHHPEAKYFNAR; encoded by the coding sequence ATGGCCTCTGTGCCGCCGACCCCTTCCGCCGACAGCCGGACCCGTGTGTCCGCGCTCCGAGAGGCCCTGGCCACCCGGGTGGTGGTGGCCGACGGAGCGATGGGCACCATGCTCCAGGCCCAGGAGCCCACCCTGGAGGACTTCGAGAACCTCGAGGGCTGCAACGAGATCCTCAACATCACCCGGCCCGACATCGTGCGCTCCGTGCACGAGGAGTACTTCGCCGCGGGCGTCGACTGCGTCGAGACGAACACGTTCGGCGCAAACCACTCCGCCATGGCCGAGTACGACATCGCCGAACGCGTGTACGAACTCTCCGAGTCGGGCGCCCGCATCGCCCGCGAGACGGCCGACGAGTTCGGCGCCCGTGACGGCCGCCAGCGCTGGGTGCTCGGCTCCATCGGCCCCGGCACGAAGCTGCCGACCCTCGGCCACATCGGCTACGGCACCCTGCGCGACGGCTTCCAGGCGAACGCCGAGGGCCTGCTCGCCGGCGGCGCGGACGCCCTGATCGTGGAGACCACCCAGGACCTCCTGCAGACGAAGTCGTCGATCCTCGGCGCCCGCCGCGCGATGGAGGCGACCGGCGCCGACGTGCCGCTGCTCGTCTCCATGGCGTTCGAGACGACCGGCACCATGCTGCTGGGCTCCGAGATCGGCGCCGCGCTGACCGCGCTGGAACCCCTCGGCATCGACATGATCGGCCTGAACTGCTCGACCGGCCCGGCCGAGATGAGCGAGCACCTGCGCTACCTCGCCCGCCACTCCCGCACCCCGCTGCTGTGCATGCCGAACGCCGGCCTGCCGATCCTCACCAGGGACGGCGCGCACTTCCCGCTCGACCCCGAGGGCCTGGCCGACGCGCAGGAGACCTTCGTACGCGACTACGGGCTGAACCTGATCGGCGGCTGTTGCGGCACGACGCCCGAGCATCTGCGACAGCTCGTGCAGCGGGTCCACGGGGCCACGCCCGTCGAGCGCCACCCCCAGCCCGAGCCCGGCGCCGCCTCCCTCTACCAGACCGTCCCGTTCCGCCAGGACACCGCGTACATGGCGATCGGCGAGCGGACCAACGCCAACGGCTCGAAGAAGTTCCGCGAGGCCATGCTGGACGGCCGCTGGGACGACTGCGTGGAGATGGCCCGCGACCAGATCCGCGAGGGCGCCCACATGCTGGACCTGTGCGTCGACTACGTCGGCCGTGACGGCGTCGCCGACATGGAGGAGCTGGCCGGACGCTTCGCCACCGCCTCCACGCTGCCCATCGTCCTCGACTCCACCGAGGTCGAGGTCCTGCGCGCCGGACTGGAGAAGCTCGGCGGCCGGGCCGTCATCAACTCCGTCAACTACGAGGACGGCGACGGCCCGGAGTCCCGGTTCGCGAAGGTCACCCGCCTCGCCCAGGAGCACGGCGCCGCGCTGATCGCGCTGACCATCGACGAGGAGGGCCAGGCCCGCACCGTCGAGACCAAGGTCGCCATCGCCGAACGGCTCATCGAGGACCTGACGACGAACTGGGGCATCCTCGAGTCGGACATCCTCATCGACACCCTGACCTTCACCATCTGCACCGGCCAGGAGGAGTCCCGGGGCGACGGCATCGCCACCATCGAGGCGATCCGCGAACTCAAGCGCCGTCACCCGGACGTGCAGACGACCCTGGGCCTGTCGAACATCTCCTTCGGCCTCAACCCGGCCGCCCGCATCCTCCTGAACTCGGTCTTCCTCGACGAGTGCGTCAAGGCGGGCCTCGACTCCGCGATCGTGCACGCGTCGAAGATCCTGCCGATCGCCCGCTTCGACGACGAACAGGTCAAGACCGCCCTCGACCTGGTCTACGACCGGCGCGCCGAGGGCTACGACCCCCTCCAGAAGCTCATGCAGCTCTTCGAGGGCGCCACCACGAAGTCCCTCAAGGCCGGCAAGGCCGAGGAACTGGCCGCGCTGCCGCTGGACGAGCGCCTCAAGCGCCGCATCATCGACGGCGAGAAGAACGGACTGGAGTCCGACCTCGCCGAGGCGCTGCAGTCCCGCCCCGCCCTCGACATCGTCAACGAGACCCTCCTGGACGGCATGAAGGTCGTCGGCGAACTGTTCGGCTCCGGCCAGATGCAGCTGCCGTTCGTCCTGCAGTCCGCCGAGGTCATGAAGACCGCGGTCGCCTACCTCGAACCGCACATGGAGAAGACCGACGCCGACGGCAAGGGCACCATCGTCCTGGCCACCGTCCGCGGCGACGTCCACGACATCGGCAAGAACCTCGTCGACATCATCCTGTCCAACAACGGCTACAACGTCGTCAACCTCGGCATCAAGCAGCCGGTCTCCGCGATCCTGGACGCCGCCGCCGAACACCGGGCCGACGTCATCGGCATGTCCGGGCTCCTGGTCAAGTCCACGGTGATCATGAAGGAGAACCTCCAGGAGCTCAACCAGCGCGGCCTGGCCGCCGACTACCCGGTCATCCTCGGCGGCGCCGCCCTCACCCGCGCCTACGTCGAGCAGGACCTGCACGAGATCTACGAGGGCGAGGTCCGCTACGCCCGCGACGCCTTCGAGGGCCTGCGCCTCATGGACGCCCTCATCGGCGTCAAGCGGGGCGTGCCCGGCGCGAAGCTGCCCGAGCTGAAGCAGCGCCGGGTCCGGGCGGGCGCCGCGGCCGTCGAGGTCGAGGAGCACCCCGAGGAGGGGCACGTCCGCTCCGACGTCGCCGTCGACAACCCCGTCCCCAAGCCCCCGTTCGACGGCACCCGCGTCATCAAGGGCATCCAGCTCAAGGAGTACGCCTCCTGGCTGGACGAGGGCGCCCTCTTCAAGGGCCAGTGGGGCCTGAAGCAGGCCCGCACCGGTGAGGGACCGACGTACGAGGAACTCGTCGAGACCGAGGGCCGGCCCCGGCTGCGCGGCCTGCTGGACAAGCTCCAGACCGACAACCTCCTCGAAGCGGCCGTCGTCTACGGCTACTTCCCCTGCGTGTCCAAGGACGACGACCTGATCATCCTGGACGAGCAGGGCAACGAACGCACCCGCTTCACCTTCCCCCGCCAGCGCCGCGGCCGCCGCCTGTGCCTGGCCGACTTCTTCCGCCCGGAGGAGTCGGGGGAGCGGGACGTCGTGGGCCTCCAGGTCGTCACCATGGGCTCCCGCATCGGCGAGGAGACCGCCAAGCTCTTCGAGTCCAACTCCTACCGCGACTACCTCGAACTGCACGGCCTGTCCGTGCAGCTGGCCGAGGCGCTCGCCGAGTACTGGCACGCGCGCGTACGGTCCGAACTCGGCTTCGCCGGCGAGGACCCCGCCGACGTCGAGGACATGTTCGCCCTCAAGTACCGCGGCGCCCGCTTCTCCCTCGGCTACGGCGCCTGCCCCAACCTGGAGGACCGCGCCAAGATCGCCGACCTGCTCCAGCCCGAGCGGATCGGGGTGCACCTCTCCGAGGAGTTCCAGCTGCACCCCGAGCAGTCCACCGACGCGATCGTCATCCACCACCCCGAGGCGAAGTACTTCAACGCACGGTGA
- a CDS encoding glycerol-3-phosphate dehydrogenase/oxidase, producing MTSQSTLQSVPALGSHPASGSNPSRAETREQLSKASYDLLVIGGGILGISTAWHAAQSGLRVALVDAGDFAGATSSASSKLLHGGLRYLQTGAVKLVAENHFERRAVSRQVAPHLANPLTFYLPVYKGGPHGAAKLGAGVFAYSALSAFGDGVGHLLSPAKAAQDVPELRTDNLKAVAVYGDDQMNDARMALMTVRAAVEAGAVVLNHAEVSGLRFTKGRVTGAELRDRLSGDEFGVSARLVLNATGPWVDHLRKMEDPNAAPSIRLSKGAHLVLKRTAPWKAALATPIDKYRITFALPWEDMLLLGTTDEEFEGDPADVAVNEKDIAQILDEAAFSIRDQQLSRDLITYSFAGLRVLPGSPGDTAKAKRETVVTEGRGGMLSVAGGKWTTFRHIGRTVMQKLEALPGHPLGDDFEPISSLPKKLPLPGVANPRAVAHRLLVDNPAPGPRMAADTARHLATHYGSLAFDIARLANDDPELRERVHPDAPEIWAQVVYARDNEWAETADDVLRRRTTLTIRGLATDEVRGKVQDLLDKK from the coding sequence ATGACCAGTCAGTCCACCCTGCAGTCCGTGCCTGCCCTCGGAAGCCACCCGGCCTCCGGCTCCAACCCGAGCCGCGCCGAGACCCGGGAGCAGCTCTCCAAGGCGTCGTACGACCTCCTCGTCATCGGCGGCGGCATCCTGGGCATCTCCACCGCCTGGCACGCCGCGCAGTCCGGCCTCAGGGTGGCCCTGGTCGACGCCGGCGACTTCGCCGGCGCCACCTCCTCCGCCTCCTCCAAGCTGCTCCACGGCGGTCTGCGCTACCTGCAGACCGGCGCGGTGAAGCTGGTGGCGGAGAACCACTTCGAGCGCCGTGCGGTGTCTCGCCAGGTGGCCCCCCACCTGGCGAACCCGCTCACGTTCTACCTCCCCGTGTACAAGGGCGGGCCGCACGGCGCGGCGAAGCTCGGGGCGGGCGTGTTCGCCTACTCCGCGCTGTCGGCGTTCGGCGACGGCGTCGGTCATCTGCTGTCCCCGGCGAAGGCCGCGCAGGACGTGCCCGAGCTGCGCACCGACAACCTCAAGGCCGTGGCCGTGTACGGCGACGACCAGATGAACGACGCGCGCATGGCGCTGATGACGGTCCGTGCGGCCGTCGAGGCGGGCGCGGTCGTCCTCAACCACGCCGAGGTCTCCGGCCTGCGCTTCACCAAGGGCCGGGTGACGGGCGCCGAACTGCGCGACCGGCTCTCCGGCGACGAGTTCGGCGTGAGCGCCCGTCTGGTGCTGAACGCGACCGGCCCCTGGGTCGACCACCTGCGCAAGATGGAGGACCCGAACGCTGCGCCGTCCATCCGCCTCTCCAAGGGCGCGCACCTGGTCCTGAAGCGGACCGCGCCCTGGAAGGCCGCGCTGGCGACCCCGATCGACAAGTACCGGATCACCTTCGCCCTCCCATGGGAGGACATGCTGCTGCTCGGCACGACCGACGAGGAGTTCGAGGGCGACCCGGCGGACGTCGCGGTCAACGAGAAGGACATAGCGCAGATCCTGGACGAGGCCGCGTTCTCGATCCGGGACCAGCAGCTGTCCCGTGACCTGATCACGTACTCCTTCGCGGGTCTGCGGGTGCTGCCGGGCAGTCCCGGCGACACCGCGAAGGCCAAGCGCGAGACCGTGGTCACGGAAGGCCGTGGCGGCATGCTGTCCGTCGCGGGCGGCAAGTGGACGACCTTCCGCCACATCGGCCGTACGGTGATGCAGAAGCTGGAGGCGCTGCCGGGCCACCCGCTGGGCGACGACTTCGAGCCGATCTCCTCGCTGCCGAAGAAGCTGCCGCTGCCCGGCGTCGCCAACCCGCGCGCGGTCGCCCACCGGCTGCTCGTCGACAACCCGGCGCCCGGCCCGCGCATGGCGGCCGACACCGCCAGGCACCTGGCCACCCACTACGGCTCGCTGGCCTTCGACATCGCCCGCCTGGCCAACGACGACCCGGAGCTGCGCGAGCGCGTCCACCCCGACGCCCCCGAGATCTGGGCGCAGGTCGTCTACGCCCGCGACAACGAGTGGGCCGAGACGGCGGACGACGTCCTGCGCCGCCGCACCACCCTGACGATCCGCGGCCTGGCCACGGACGAGGTCCGGGGCAAGGTGCAGGACCTGCTCGACAAGAAGTAG
- a CDS encoding MIP/aquaporin family protein — translation MSSSDIFIGETIGTAILILLGGGVCAAVTLKASKARNAGWLAITFGWGFAVLTAVYTSAPLSGAHLNPAVTLALAIKDGDWSNVPVYWAGQLLGAAIGASLVWVAYYGQFQAHLTDKEIVGGPGAQATKTKAVEAQEQGAGPVLGIFSTGPEIRVVWQNLATEIIGTVVLVLAVLTQGLNDKGNGLGNLGALITALVVVSIGLSLGGPTGYAINPARDLGPRIVHALLPLPNKGGSDWSYAWIPVVGPLIGGAIAAGIYNVAFA, via the coding sequence GTGTCCAGCTCCGACATCTTCATCGGCGAGACCATCGGTACCGCCATACTCATCCTGCTCGGCGGCGGCGTCTGCGCCGCTGTCACGCTGAAGGCCTCCAAGGCCCGTAACGCCGGCTGGCTCGCCATCACCTTCGGGTGGGGCTTCGCGGTACTCACGGCGGTCTACACCTCGGCGCCTCTCTCCGGCGCCCATCTGAACCCGGCCGTGACCCTCGCACTCGCGATCAAGGACGGCGACTGGAGCAACGTCCCGGTGTACTGGGCCGGTCAGCTCCTCGGCGCCGCGATCGGCGCGTCCCTGGTCTGGGTGGCCTACTACGGCCAGTTCCAGGCGCACCTCACCGACAAGGAGATCGTCGGCGGTCCGGGCGCGCAGGCCACGAAGACCAAGGCCGTCGAGGCCCAGGAGCAGGGCGCGGGCCCCGTTCTGGGCATCTTCTCCACCGGCCCGGAGATCCGGGTCGTCTGGCAGAACCTCGCCACGGAGATCATCGGCACCGTCGTACTGGTGCTCGCCGTCCTCACGCAGGGACTGAACGACAAGGGCAACGGCCTGGGCAACCTGGGCGCCCTGATCACCGCGCTCGTGGTCGTCTCGATCGGTCTCTCCCTCGGCGGCCCGACCGGCTACGCGATCAACCCGGCCCGTGACCTCGGTCCGCGCATCGTGCACGCCCTCCTGCCCCTGCCCAACAAGGGCGGCTCCGACTGGAGCTACGCCTGGATCCCGGTGGTCGGTCCGCTGATCGGCGGCGCGATCGCTGCAGGCATCTACAACGTCGCCTTTGCTTAA
- a CDS encoding IclR family transcriptional regulator: protein MARNIQSLERAAAMLRLLGGGERRLGLSDIASSLGLAKGTAHGILRTLQQEGFVEQDDASGRYQLGAELLRLGTTYLDVHELRARALVWTDDLARSSGESVHLGVLHQHGVLIVHHVFRPDDSRQVLEIGAMQPLHSTALGKVLSAYDPVAHSEALEADRKPFTDRTVCELADFEHILDVTRARGYAADVEETWEGVASIAAPIHDRRRMPVGAVGITGAVERLGRDGELRPELIAAVRDCARAVSRDLGAGRF from the coding sequence ATGGCACGGAACATCCAGTCGCTGGAACGTGCGGCCGCGATGCTGCGGCTGCTCGGGGGCGGCGAGCGTCGGCTGGGACTGTCGGACATCGCCTCGTCGCTGGGCCTGGCCAAGGGCACCGCGCACGGCATCCTGCGCACCCTCCAGCAGGAGGGCTTCGTCGAACAGGACGACGCCTCCGGGCGTTACCAGCTGGGCGCGGAGCTGCTGCGGCTGGGCACCACCTATCTCGATGTGCACGAGCTGCGGGCACGCGCCCTGGTGTGGACGGACGACCTGGCCCGTTCCAGCGGCGAGAGCGTCCATCTGGGGGTGCTGCACCAGCACGGCGTGCTGATCGTGCACCACGTCTTCCGGCCCGACGACAGCCGGCAGGTGCTGGAGATCGGCGCCATGCAGCCGCTGCACTCCACGGCCCTGGGCAAGGTGCTGTCGGCGTACGACCCGGTCGCGCACAGCGAGGCGCTGGAGGCCGACCGCAAGCCGTTCACGGACCGCACGGTGTGCGAGCTCGCGGACTTCGAGCACATCCTCGACGTCACGCGCGCGCGTGGGTACGCGGCGGACGTCGAGGAGACCTGGGAGGGCGTGGCCTCCATCGCCGCGCCCATCCACGACCGGCGGCGCATGCCCGTGGGCGCGGTCGGCATCACCGGCGCCGTGGAACGGCTGGGCCGGGACGGCGAGCTGCGCCCCGAGCTGATCGCGGCGGTGCGGGACTGCGCCCGCGCGGTCTCCCGCGACCTGGGCGCCGGACGGTTCTGA
- the mtnK gene encoding S-methyl-5-thioribose kinase, whose product MGYRILETDDIPAYLHERGHWADPADIAVREVSDGNMNRVFLASSADGTRSLAVKQALPWVRVAGPSWPMNADRADAEARAYEQVAKVAPDKIPAIHGYDPENYALVMEDMSDLEVLRTLLNEGAAYGPHTSARIGEFVAQFAFATSDFGMPSAERKALIAASVSPELCKITEDVVLSEPYIEHEHNHWHPGLDDLASAFRADTRLRTEVADLRHTFMTSAQALLHGDLHTGSVMVGDREGAPVVRVFDPEFSFVGPIGYDLGLYWANALVSEERARALGALSDHADQLRLSWEAFEAEFRRLWPTRVDAFFDDAYLDRFLRRVRTDSVGYAGAEIVRRIIGFAHLTDLTTLPDPVPASRRALLLGRELIVRREELTDVDAVRAVVDSLD is encoded by the coding sequence ATGGGCTACCGCATCCTGGAGACCGACGACATCCCCGCGTACCTGCACGAGCGGGGACACTGGGCGGACCCGGCGGACATCGCCGTCCGCGAGGTGTCGGACGGCAACATGAACCGCGTGTTCCTCGCGTCCAGCGCCGACGGCACACGCAGCCTCGCCGTCAAGCAGGCCCTGCCCTGGGTCCGCGTCGCCGGCCCCTCCTGGCCGATGAACGCCGACCGCGCCGACGCCGAGGCCCGCGCCTACGAGCAGGTCGCCAAGGTCGCCCCGGACAAGATCCCGGCGATCCACGGCTACGACCCCGAGAACTACGCCCTCGTCATGGAGGACATGTCCGACCTCGAGGTCCTGCGCACACTGCTCAACGAGGGCGCGGCCTACGGCCCGCACACCTCGGCCCGCATCGGCGAGTTCGTCGCCCAGTTCGCCTTCGCCACCAGCGACTTCGGGATGCCGTCCGCCGAACGCAAGGCCCTGATCGCGGCCTCCGTCAGCCCCGAGCTCTGCAAGATCACCGAGGACGTCGTCCTCTCCGAGCCCTACATCGAGCACGAGCACAACCACTGGCACCCCGGGCTGGACGACCTGGCGTCCGCCTTCCGCGCCGACACCCGCCTGCGCACCGAGGTCGCCGACCTCCGCCACACCTTCATGACCAGCGCCCAGGCCCTCCTCCACGGCGACCTGCACACCGGCAGCGTCATGGTCGGCGACCGCGAAGGCGCCCCCGTCGTCCGGGTCTTCGACCCCGAGTTCTCCTTCGTCGGCCCCATCGGCTACGACCTCGGCCTGTACTGGGCCAACGCGCTGGTCTCCGAGGAACGGGCCCGCGCGCTGGGCGCCCTGTCCGACCACGCCGACCAGCTCCGCCTCTCCTGGGAGGCGTTCGAGGCCGAGTTCCGCCGGCTGTGGCCGACCCGCGTCGACGCCTTCTTCGACGACGCCTACCTCGACCGCTTCCTGCGCCGCGTCCGGACCGACTCCGTCGGCTACGCCGGCGCCGAGATCGTCCGCCGCATCATCGGCTTCGCCCACCTGACCGACCTGACGACCCTCCCCGACCCGGTCCCGGCCTCCCGGCGCGCACTGCTCCTGGGGCGCGAACTGATCGTACGCCGCGAGGAGTTGACGGACGTCGACGCCGTACGGGCGGTCGTGGACTCGCTCGACTGA
- the glpK gene encoding glycerol kinase GlpK, producing the protein MTDAHTAGPFIAAIDQGTTSSRCIVFDRDGRIVSVDQKEHEQIFPKPGWVEHDANEIWTNVQEVVAGAIEKAGITRDDIKAIGITNQRETTLLWDKNTGEPVHNAIVWQDTRTDALCRELGRNVGQDRFRRETGLPLASYFAGPKARWLLDNVEGLRERAEAGDILFGTMDTWVIWNLTGGVDGGKHYTDVTNASRTMLMNLHTLEWDEKIAESIGVPLNVLPEIRSSAEVYGEVTGGRLGELLGGIPVASALGDQQAALFGQTCFAEGEAKSTYGTGTFMLMNTGEKIINSYSGLLTTVGYRIGDAAPVYALEGSIAVTGSLVQWMRDQMGLISTAAEIETLALSVEDNGGAYFVPAFSGLFAPYWRSDARGVIAGLTRYVTKAHLARAVLEATAWQTREITDAMTKDSGVELAALKVDGGMTSNNLLMQTLSDFLDAPVVRPMVAETTCLGAAYAAGLAVGFWTSTDDLRANWRRAAEWTPRMDAETRDREYKSWLKAVERTMGWLEDEE; encoded by the coding sequence GTGACCGACGCGCACACCGCCGGCCCCTTCATCGCCGCCATCGACCAGGGCACCACGTCCTCGCGCTGCATCGTCTTCGACCGGGACGGCCGGATCGTCTCCGTCGACCAGAAGGAGCACGAGCAGATCTTCCCGAAGCCGGGCTGGGTCGAGCACGACGCCAACGAGATCTGGACCAACGTCCAGGAAGTCGTCGCCGGAGCCATCGAGAAGGCCGGCATCACCCGCGACGACATCAAGGCCATCGGCATCACCAACCAGCGTGAGACCACGCTGCTGTGGGACAAGAACACCGGTGAGCCCGTCCACAACGCCATCGTCTGGCAGGACACCCGCACCGACGCCCTCTGCCGCGAGCTCGGCCGCAACGTCGGCCAGGACCGCTTCCGCCGCGAGACCGGCCTGCCGCTGGCCTCGTACTTCGCCGGCCCCAAGGCCCGCTGGCTGCTCGACAACGTCGAGGGGCTGCGCGAGCGCGCCGAGGCGGGCGACATCCTCTTCGGCACCATGGACACCTGGGTCATCTGGAACCTGACGGGCGGCGTCGACGGCGGCAAGCACTACACCGACGTCACCAACGCCTCCCGCACCATGCTGATGAACCTGCACACCCTGGAGTGGGACGAGAAGATCGCCGAGTCCATCGGCGTCCCGCTGAACGTGCTCCCCGAGATCCGCTCCTCCGCCGAGGTCTACGGCGAGGTCACCGGCGGCCGCCTCGGCGAGCTGCTCGGCGGCATCCCGGTCGCCTCGGCGCTCGGCGACCAGCAGGCGGCCCTGTTCGGCCAGACCTGTTTCGCGGAGGGCGAGGCCAAGTCGACGTACGGCACCGGCACGTTCATGCTGATGAACACCGGCGAGAAGATCATCAACTCGTACTCGGGCCTGCTGACCACGGTCGGCTACCGCATCGGCGACGCCGCTCCGGTCTACGCCCTCGAGGGCTCGATCGCCGTCACCGGTTCGCTGGTGCAGTGGATGCGCGACCAGATGGGCCTGATCTCCACCGCCGCCGAGATCGAGACGCTCGCGCTCTCGGTCGAGGACAACGGCGGCGCCTACTTCGTGCCGGCCTTCTCCGGTCTGTTCGCCCCGTACTGGCGCTCCGACGCCCGCGGTGTGATCGCCGGCCTCACCCGGTACGTCACCAAGGCGCACCTCGCGCGCGCCGTCCTGGAGGCCACGGCCTGGCAGACCCGTGAGATCACCGACGCCATGACGAAGGACTCCGGCGTCGAGCTCGCGGCCCTCAAGGTCGACGGCGGCATGACCTCCAACAACCTGCTGATGCAGACCCTCTCGGACTTCCTGGACGCCCCCGTGGTGCGCCCGATGGTCGCCGAGACCACCTGCCTCGGCGCCGCCTACGCCGCCGGTCTCGCCGTCGGCTTCTGGACCAGCACCGACGACCTGCGCGCCAACTGGCGTCGGGCCGCCGAGTGGACCCCCCGCATGGACGCGGAGACCCGCGACCGTGAGTACAAGAGCTGGCTCAAGGCCGTCGAGCGGACCATGGGCTGGCTCGAGGACGAGGAGTAA